In the Bacteroidota bacterium genome, CAACCAATACGATACCCGTGTCTCCATTTTAGGCCACATGCAAAGAGGAGGAAGCCCTTCCTGCAACGATCGTGTGCTTGCCAGCCGTCTTGGTTTCATGGCTGTGGAAGCACTAATTTCAGGTAAAGACGGGCAAATGGTTGGAGTGATTAATAATGAAGTGGCATACACCCCCTTCAGTCAAGCAATTAAACACATAGAGGAAACCGACCAGGAAATTATGCGCATGATCGAAATTTTATCCTTGTAAAAATGCTCTCCTCCGAAACTTGTAAAGCCATTGCCACCCGCTGGATGAACGCATTTAATGCACACGATATAATAGAGCTCCTAAATCTCTACGACGAAAGTGCCGTGCACTACAGCCCCAAATTACTCGAGCGAAAACCCGAAACAAAAGGACTTATAAAAGGAAAACCCGAATTGTACACCTGGTGGAAAGATGCCTTTGAACGCCTGCCAACACTAAGCTACAAACCAACCAAATTTATTGCCGAAGCCGACTGTATTTTTATGGAATACATCCGCAGCGTCGAAGGCGAAAAAGACCTAAAAGTAGGAGAGGTGCTCGAAATAAAAAACGACCGCATCATAGCTTCCCGGGTATATCACGGATAAAAAAAAATCTCTGCCAATATAAGCAGAGATTTTTTTATTAATATTTCGCTTGAATTAAAGAAGTAATTAAATCAACAACATCAAGCAAAAACCCTATGTGCACCCTATGTTCCCTATGCTCCTATGTGTTTCAAAAAAAACACCCTTAAAAACGCTCCAATTTCGAGAAAAAGAAATCACCCTCAATCTGAGCATTCTCATCGCTATCCGAACCATGCACCGCATTAGCAGCAATCGATTCAGCATATATTTTACGAATAGTACCCTCTGCAGCATCTTTAGGATTAGTAGCACCAATTAAAGTTCTGAAATCAGCAACTGCATTGTCCTTCTCTAATATAGCAGCAACAATTGGCCCCGAAGACATGTAATCCACCAATTCCCCATAAAAAGGACGGGCTTTGTGCACTTCATAAAACTTACCGGCCGCATCCTTACTCAATTGCGTGTATTTCATGGCAATTATTTTAAAACCACCATCGTTAATCATTTTTAAAATCCCGCCAATATAATTCTTTGCTGTGGCGTCAGGCTTAATCATTGTAAACGTTCTATTTGTTGACATTGTTTTTTTAGTTTAATTTTTCGAGCCGCAAAACTATAAAAATTCGCCCAATTCTGCCCCCTCATTTTTATTCTTATTTTTGAAGAAAATTAAATGTATGCTCAGCCCGCTAGAATTAGGTAGATTAAAGGAAGTCCTTCGCAAGAAGAAAGATATTGTTATAACCACCCACCTCAATCCCGATGGAGATGCCATTGGTTCCTCATTAGGACTATATAATTTTTTGTTAGCCAAAGGACACAAAGTAACGGTTATCCCACCCAACGATTATCCCGAGTTTTTATCCTGGATGGAAGGCTGCGACAAAATAATTCCTTACGATAAGAATGTTAAGAAATGCGCCAAACTCATTGCTTCCGCAGATATTATTTTCTGCCTCGATTACAATGCCTTGTCGCGCATCGACAAAATGGAAGAAGCTGTTAGCACTGCAAAAGGCTTTAAAATACTGGTGGATCACCACCTCTTTCCACAAAAATTTGCCGATATTAATTTCTCCGATACAAGTGCCTGTTCCACCTGTCAACTCATCTTCGAACTAATCGATGGGATAGGAGAGAAGGACATGCTCACCAAAGATATCAGCAATTGCTTGTATACCGGCATCATGACCGACACCGGTTCATTTCGTTTCGATGCTACCACTGCCGATACACATCGCATAGTGGCAGAATTGCTAGAAGCCGGAGCCCAAAAAACATTCATTCACGAGCAAGTCTACGATACCAATTCCGAAAACCGGATGAAGCTGCTTGGTCATGCACTGGCTCATAAACTCACGGTTTTAGAGGATTTCAAAACGGCTTTTATCAGCCTAAGCGCCGAAGAACTGGAGCGCTTCCACCACCAAAAAGGCGATACCGAAGGCTTTGTTAACTATGCCCTCTCGGTTAATAAAGTAAAATTTGCAGCTATTTTTATTGAGCGCGACGACATCGTAAAAATATCATTCCGCTCCAAAGGTAATTTTGACGCGAACACATTTGCACGCGAAAATTTTGAAGGTGGCGGTCACTTTAATGCCGCAGGCGCGCATTCCGACTTATCACTAGATGAAACACTGCTTAAATTTGTAGGACTCCTGCCAAAATACAAAGCACAACTCCTCTCAAACGAATCAAAACCCAAATCCTAATCACCAAGCCCTAAACAAAAAGTCACAAATCCAAACTCCTTAATCCTAAATCCGAATTCCCAAATCCTTAATCCTTAATCCCTTCACACTAAATCCTAAACTTCACACCAATCCCATTACTACTCAAGTTTACCTTATCCAAAAAACGATACAATTTCTTATTGCCATGGTTATTTTCCACAGCAAACATAACAGCATCAAAACACATTAAAAACGCGCCTTGCAGCATTATCGATTGCCCATAACCCTTGTAAACAGCCGATTTACTTTCTTGATTTTTGGCACGTTCGGTCAAATATAAACCAGCCGTTATATATGCTGCATCCAATGCAGCATTTGCCAAAAAAGTTTTTTCAATCGATTGCTGTTGCTTGAAACTTTTTTTCAAATCATAACTTTTCTTGTCGTTCACTGCCCCCAAATAACCGGTGGCAGCAAGCACCAAGTTTATTCCACCCCACATCATGTTCATTTTGTGAAAATTTTTATCCACTTCTGCATGTGTAGTGCTAAACCCATAAGCACCTGCAGCCACATTGGCTAAACTCCAAGCAGCAAGCACGGTCATGCCTTTTTTACTGATGTTGATACGCTCTTTGTTAAATTCATTCAACTCATCCACAGTTTGGGAGTTGGCAATGTTGCCAAGTGAAAGCAGGCATAGAGCAAGAAGTAAATTTTTTATTTTCATCATACTAAAGGTATTTCTTTAATGCATTAAAAGCAATTGGAAACCAAACAGAAAAAGCAGCACTATTGTTTTCAATTTCAGCAGCAATGGCTGGTATGGTGGCATAGCGCCATTCACTAACTTCGTGTGTATCAATTACCGGCAAACAATCACTATAACCAACATACACATGGTCAATTTCATGTTCAATTAAATCGTTTTCTAATTCGGTTTTATAATGAAAGGAGAATTTAAATTCCAGTGTACAATCAAATCCCATTTCCTCTTGCAACCTACGGTGAACTGCTGTTTCTAAGCTTTCGAATGGGCGTGGATGACTGCAACAGCTATTTGACCATTTGCCTTTTGAATGGTATTTTAATTCCGAACGCTTTTGTAATAAAAGTTCGTTCTTTGAATTTAAGATGAAGATAGAAAAAGCACGGTGCAATTCACCTTTAAGATGCGCTTCCACTTTATCCATTGTTCCTTGTTCACAGTCATTAACATCAACAAGTATAACGTGGTTGCTGAGCATAGTATTTATTTTGGCGGACTAACAGGCATCGTATCAAGGGTTGCCATAAATTCCGAAATGGATTTTTTTAAATTTTCGTTCTTAACTTTTTCAATATTCTGAACAATAAACTCCTTATCACTCTTTATATTGCCATTGTAGCGCAAAGCGGATGGAGTGTGCAGTTGAATACTCAAACGTAAAAATCGCAATTCTATATTCTCTAAATCATTTAGTATAGATTCATCCAATTTGCGTTTCCCTTCCTTGAAAAATTTTAACTTTTTAGGTGCTTCCTTCTCATGCTTGGCCATTTCGGCCATTACAGCGCCTTTATACCCCAACAACAAATTCTGATTCTTCTCATCAATTTGTGCAAGCATATCGTAAAGTTTCTTACATACTTCCTTATTGGTTCCCGATTTTGGATAAAGCTTACGCGCTTCTTCCACCTTAGCGTTTTGCGCAAAGCTGCAGGTAACCTGTATCAAAATAAAAACAATAATCAGAACTTTTCTCATGTAGTAAAGGAGAGTACAAATTTAATGAAAAAATGCTCGCTGTCAACAACAAATTATCCACCGCCGGCGGGGGCAGGGGATGGTAAATTGATGCGCCTTTTCAATAAAAAAATTAAAACTCCGCCTGCCTTGGCTTATTATTCAAAATCCCTTCAATTGTCAAAAGCACTTCATCTGTCAACAAGGGCAATACTTCTAACGAGGTAAGCGTTTCCTTCAATTGCTCAGGTTTTGAAGCTCCCAAAATTGCCGTACTCACATGCTTGTTTTTTAAAACCCATGCAATTGCTAGTTTGGGAAGTGATACCCCCAATTTAGTGGCCAACACTTTCATTTTTTCAGCCTTTTCCAAGTGGTTTTCAATCAACACCTTTTTCTTAAGCCACTCCATGCCATCCATTTCAAGCCGCGTATTCTTAGGCTTATTTTTAATACTGTATTTTCCGGTCAAAGCCCCCGATGCAAGCGGACTCCAAATGGTGGTGCCCAAGCCATGATGCGTAAATAAATGAATGAATTCTTTCTCCATTTTCTCCCGCTGAAACATATTGTATTCAGGCTGTTCCATAGTGGGGGGAATCAAATTATATTTTTGAGCCACCATAAAGGCTTCCATCAATTCATTACCACTCCATTCCGAAGTTCCCCAATACAATATTTTTCCTTGTCGTATCAAGTCATTCATGGCCCATACCGTTTCCTCCATAGGCGTATTCTTATCCGGTCGGTGACAAAAAAACAAGTCAATATATTCCGCTTGTAAACGGGTTAATGCGTCATTGCATCCTTCAATCACATGTTTTCGCGACAATCCGCGTTGATTCGGTTTGGATTTAGCACCGCGATATCCAAAATAAACTTTGCTCGAAATAAGGTACGAGCTCCGTTCCCATTTTTTCTTTTTTAATATTTTACCCATTACAATTTCGCTCTCTCCATTGGCATAAATTTCAGCATTGTCATAAAAATTTACACCCGCATCGTATGCCATGTCCATTAATCGCTCGGCTGTTTTATTCTCAATTTGCTTTCCAAATGTCAGCCAACTGCCTAAGGAGAGCGCACTTACTTGTAATCCTGATTTACCTAATCTTCTGTATTCCATTTTGTATTTTTATTTGGCTCAAATATACCGCTTATTGTGCCTTTATGACACCTTTATTTAACTGGTATAAGAATTGAATTCCTTTTCGCACAATGAGTTTATCTGCCTCCGAAAAAAGCAAACGATTTCACACCTGGTTCTTTCCAATCAGCTTTGTGTTCTTGCTTTGGATTGTGAAATTAGTTGAAGAGGTGTTTCATATCGAGCTCTTTACCTTCGGACTTTACCCCCGCGAAATTAAAGGTATTACCGGCGTTTTTATGGCGCCATTATTACATGCCGATTTTGGGCACTTGTTTTCTAATACGGTGCCACTGCTTGTGCTTGGTGCCGGACTTTTTTATTTCTACCGCCAAATCGGGTACAAAGCTTTCTTTTCTATTTACCTCATAACAGGTTTATGGGTATGGGTTTCTGCCCGCCCAAGCTATCACATCGGTGCAAGTGGTGTGGTGTATGGCTTGGCTTCCTTTCTCTTTTTTAGCGGATTAATAAGAGGACATAAATACCTTATGGCATTTTCTCTTTTCGTTGTGTTCCTTTATGGAAGCCTCATTTGGGGAGTACTACCTTTACAAATAGGCATTTCTTGGGAAAGTCACCTAATGGGAGCCGCAGCAGGATTATTGTGCAGCTTTTACTTTCGTAAGATAGGTTTACAAAAAGAAGAATTCGTTTGGGAAGAAGATACCAATGAAGAAGATGAAAACGCTCCTTGGCAAAATCCGGATGAAGAACCCCAAAAAATTGATGAAACTTCCCCAAATCCAATTGCTATTAACTACATCTTTAAAGAAAAAGGAGATTAAATTAATATGTAAATCTTAAAAAAATCATAATCATCTTAATAAATCAGCGTTCCTTACCACCCCCTGCCCCCGCCGGCGGGGGATATTAAAATCCGCTTCATACGCCTAATCCGTGTTCCATAAAAATCATGAATCAAAAAAGCTTCTCTAAATTTCGAAGGTGTCTAAATCTTAAATAAATCATAATCATCTTAATAAATCTGCGTTCATTTCTTTTATACCAATCCGCTACATCCGCCCAAGCCGCGTTCCATAAAAATCACTAATCAAAAAACGCTTCTCTAAATTCCGAACGTGTCAAAATCTTAAAAAAATCATAATCATCTTAATAAATCAGCGTTCCATTAATTCCTTTAAAATTCCAATTGCATTTTTACCCTTACTCCAAATTTTGTAATATCCGGATGATCCAGATAAGAAAGGCGCCACAGCGCATCCACTCGAAACACTTGAAAAATATTTTCAATTCCAGCACTCACTTCATAATAGGGATAACTAAGTGTATAAAGATGTGTAGGCAGTTGTAAAATGCGTTCATTCGATGCACTTAAATTCCCAATTAATCCTTTCCCACTCAACACTTCCCGCCAGTTTAGCTTTCGCACCAATGGAATTTTATTAAACAACAAGCCCTCAAAATGCTGCGATACCGCAACGCTCGCATATTGGTCACTCACAAATTCAAAATAATTCATCGTATTAAAGGTATTGTCATTCAATAAAAAAGTTTGATTTCCGGGATGCAATTCTAAAATAGGGTAGGGCACACTACCCCATATTTTTCCACCTTCAACCTTATATCTAAACGTTCCTAAAATCCCCAATTTCACTTTATCCTTAACACTTAAAACCAATTTTTGATAGGCATAATCGCCACCCAACAAACCTTTAACGCTCCAATAAAAATGCGCATCTAAAATAGGATATTGCGTTCCCAAACTAATGCGCTGAAAATTGCCGCCAATAAAACGTTCGCTATACGCAAATCGCGTATGCAGTGAAAACTCTACTGTAGTAATCTTCGAAACATTTACCAACTGGCCGAGCGTATTCTCTGCATCGTACTCCAAATCACCCACCGGAATTAACTCCTTGCGTTTAAATTGAAACTTATTTCCAAAGCCATTAAACCAATCCTTTTCAAAATACACATTCACTTCATGCACTCGATTGTAACTTCTAATTGCCGTTCTGCGCAAGGCCGACGTAATAATATTATCTTCCTTAAAAACACCTTGGGCCAATCCAAATTGTTCCACATCATCCCGATAACCGGCACTAAGCAAACTCCGAGGAATGCGCTTAAAGTAATAATTCGCCCTGCCGCCATATTTAAAACTTTTATCATTGGTTCCATAAGCCAAATAGCCATCCACTCCAAAGTGTTTGTCAAATTTTGTATTGGTGCGCGCACTCAATTTAAAGCGATTACCTTCGAGCGCATTAAAACTATAGGTTGTAAAATAAGGTCCAAAATCAACCACACCCCACGAATTATATCCCTTTACCACATTCATGTATAATTTAAACAGCGGAATTTTTGGAATCGAATCCGCAATTGTGTATACATCCTTATCGTGTTGTGAAAGTGAATCATGACGGGCATCCTTCCAATATTCCTCCTGTTTTGCATAACTACTGTCTTCCATCTCAATGTTATCCGGCTTTGCAAAAAAAGATTCTTCCCTAAATTCATTAATTTTAAAATTACGGTACGAACTCACTTTACTTCCCACAAAGTGCTGTTTGCGCAACTTATGCGGAACCAATATAGCAGCTTCAAAATTTAATCGATCGGTAGTAAGCATCCACACTTCCTTTTTTACTTGATTGTATTCTTGCTTAAATTCAAAATTTTGTATGTAGTTAATGTTAGCATCCTTTGCTATTCCAGCTTCCACACGCTTTACAGCAAATGTGGTGTCATTAATCCATAACTCGCCTGCAAAAGTAAGCTCCTGTTTTCGCTTTGGTTGAAAGGATATTCTATAACAATAACGATTGTCGATATACGCGCTATCCATCAAGTAATAGCGGTAAAAAGCAAAACCCGCATTCGATATAGGACTCACAAAAGCCCTTCCAAATACCATGATATCGTTGTCGTAAACATTTATGTTTTGATAGGTATCACCCAATAATCGCGATACACTTTCGTTTTGCATGCCTCCGGTTTTGGTGGCTTTAATTTTTTCCTTTTTCTGATTAGGGTTCCTTCTAAAATAAAAATCACTCAAAGATTCAGAAATAAATAGCGGCAAAAAATAATCGGTACCAACCGTATCCACATAATTAAATATAAAACGAA is a window encoding:
- a CDS encoding nuclear transport factor 2 family protein is translated as MLSSETCKAIATRWMNAFNAHDIIELLNLYDESAVHYSPKLLERKPETKGLIKGKPELYTWWKDAFERLPTLSYKPTKFIAEADCIFMEYIRSVEGEKDLKVGEVLEIKNDRIIASRVYHG
- a CDS encoding nucleoside-diphosphate kinase, coding for MSTNRTFTMIKPDATAKNYIGGILKMINDGGFKIIAMKYTQLSKDAAGKFYEVHKARPFYGELVDYMSSGPIVAAILEKDNAVADFRTLIGATNPKDAAEGTIRKIYAESIAANAVHGSDSDENAQIEGDFFFSKLERF
- the idi gene encoding isopentenyl-diphosphate Delta-isomerase, with product MLSNHVILVDVNDCEQGTMDKVEAHLKGELHRAFSIFILNSKNELLLQKRSELKYHSKGKWSNSCCSHPRPFESLETAVHRRLQEEMGFDCTLEFKFSFHYKTELENDLIEHEIDHVYVGYSDCLPVIDTHEVSEWRYATIPAIAAEIENNSAAFSVWFPIAFNALKKYL
- a CDS encoding rhomboid family intramembrane serine protease, with the protein product MSLSASEKSKRFHTWFFPISFVFLLWIVKLVEEVFHIELFTFGLYPREIKGITGVFMAPLLHADFGHLFSNTVPLLVLGAGLFYFYRQIGYKAFFSIYLITGLWVWVSARPSYHIGASGVVYGLASFLFFSGLIRGHKYLMAFSLFVVFLYGSLIWGVLPLQIGISWESHLMGAAAGLLCSFYFRKIGLQKEEFVWEEDTNEEDENAPWQNPDEEPQKIDETSPNPIAINYIFKEKGD
- a CDS encoding carboxypeptidase-like regulatory domain-containing protein, whose product is MRRTKGKIITIGLGIFLVLIAALRVEAQTTKIYGTIRDTETNEVIPFVIVTFKGTKIGTFSDDEGNYMLESYYASDSLSFSLVGYKRKTVAVKKDKVKQLNIALTPNGTDLKEVVVNAKDFENPAWRIIRATLANKDVNNKAKLEAYEYEVYNKIEFDMKNFQSKLRKNIFLRPFRFIFNYVDTVGTDYFLPLFISESLSDFYFRRNPNQKKEKIKATKTGGMQNESVSRLLGDTYQNINVYDNDIMVFGRAFVSPISNAGFAFYRYYLMDSAYIDNRYCYRISFQPKRKQELTFAGELWINDTTFAVKRVEAGIAKDANINYIQNFEFKQEYNQVKKEVWMLTTDRLNFEAAILVPHKLRKQHFVGSKVSSYRNFKINEFREESFFAKPDNIEMEDSSYAKQEEYWKDARHDSLSQHDKDVYTIADSIPKIPLFKLYMNVVKGYNSWGVVDFGPYFTTYSFNALEGNRFKLSARTNTKFDKHFGVDGYLAYGTNDKSFKYGGRANYYFKRIPRSLLSAGYRDDVEQFGLAQGVFKEDNIITSALRRTAIRSYNRVHEVNVYFEKDWFNGFGNKFQFKRKELIPVGDLEYDAENTLGQLVNVSKITTVEFSLHTRFAYSERFIGGNFQRISLGTQYPILDAHFYWSVKGLLGGDYAYQKLVLSVKDKVKLGILGTFRYKVEGGKIWGSVPYPILELHPGNQTFLLNDNTFNTMNYFEFVSDQYASVAVSQHFEGLLFNKIPLVRKLNWREVLSGKGLIGNLSASNERILQLPTHLYTLSYPYYEVSAGIENIFQVFRVDALWRLSYLDHPDITKFGVRVKMQLEF
- a CDS encoding bifunctional oligoribonuclease/PAP phosphatase NrnA; translation: MLSPLELGRLKEVLRKKKDIVITTHLNPDGDAIGSSLGLYNFLLAKGHKVTVIPPNDYPEFLSWMEGCDKIIPYDKNVKKCAKLIASADIIFCLDYNALSRIDKMEEAVSTAKGFKILVDHHLFPQKFADINFSDTSACSTCQLIFELIDGIGEKDMLTKDISNCLYTGIMTDTGSFRFDATTADTHRIVAELLEAGAQKTFIHEQVYDTNSENRMKLLGHALAHKLTVLEDFKTAFISLSAEELERFHHQKGDTEGFVNYALSVNKVKFAAIFIERDDIVKISFRSKGNFDANTFARENFEGGGHFNAAGAHSDLSLDETLLKFVGLLPKYKAQLLSNESKPKS
- a CDS encoding aldo/keto reductase, which codes for MEYRRLGKSGLQVSALSLGSWLTFGKQIENKTAERLMDMAYDAGVNFYDNAEIYANGESEIVMGKILKKKKWERSSYLISSKVYFGYRGAKSKPNQRGLSRKHVIEGCNDALTRLQAEYIDLFFCHRPDKNTPMEETVWAMNDLIRQGKILYWGTSEWSGNELMEAFMVAQKYNLIPPTMEQPEYNMFQREKMEKEFIHLFTHHGLGTTIWSPLASGALTGKYSIKNKPKNTRLEMDGMEWLKKKVLIENHLEKAEKMKVLATKLGVSLPKLAIAWVLKNKHVSTAILGASKPEQLKETLTSLEVLPLLTDEVLLTIEGILNNKPRQAEF